A single genomic interval of Juglans regia cultivar Chandler chromosome 1, Walnut 2.0, whole genome shotgun sequence harbors:
- the LOC108988155 gene encoding receptor-like protein kinase FERONIA, with protein MKTFALYVSFLHLLFAHAGAAQHSPPPYIAPDYILLNCGSSSTKSASLDGRNWEGDSQSKFSPHNIQTTSNASTPTQQIPSVPQVPYMTARIFPNNFTYSFPVSSGLKFVRLYFYPATYAAVDKSKSFFSVTANDFTLLRNFSAFLTILALEPPAAVVVKEFIIPVLRTQCLNITFISLTSYAFINGIEVVSIPDNLYMNNALLGTGINFVNYHTSFYFDGTTALETMYRLNIGGNDVSGVEDTGMFRSWVGDMPYVIGNFGVTPYELPNVTIQYTTETPTYTAPEIVYKTFRSMGINVTANLNSNLTWNFTVDAGFNYLFRLHFCETIPEIVNKNYRVFEIFIDNQTAETDADVIVWSGSNGIPVYKDYIVSTPNGNQRKLDLLLALHPNVLVKPQLEDVLLNGVEIFKLNRSDGSVAGLNPDGVVVPTSPEGNIKLTESKRWSPLIMAVIIVIAVSVIILGFISFRTNKRAKKLGSRNVGDSNCSPLPSHLCRHFSFAEIKAATKNFDDGLIIGVGGFGNVYKGYVEDGSTTVAIKRLKSGSQQGAHEFTTEISTLSKLRHRHIVSLIGYCDEDREMILVYEYMNCGTLRDHLYSPDNPPLTWKRRLDICIGAALGLEYLHTGANHLIIHRDVKSTNILLDENWVAKASDFGLCKMGPTSVSITHISTAVKGSFGYLDPEYFKLQQLTEKSDVYSFGVVLCEVLCARPPLVRTASKKQVNLAEWFRECYHEDKLDEIVDPFLKNEITPECLKKFVEVAMSCLLHDRSKRPSMKDVVGGLKFALQLQGSSCDSPNSTAR; from the coding sequence ATGAAAACGTTCGCCCTCTACGTCTCCTTCCTCCATCTCCTTTTTGCCCACGCCGGCGCCGCTCAGCACAGCCCGCCACCATATATTGCTCCCGACTATATTCTCCTCAACTGTGGCTCCTCCTCCACCAAATCAGCCTCACTCGATGGCCGGAACTGGGAGGGCGATTCTCAATCAAAGTTCTCTCCCCACAATATTCAAACTACCTCCAATGCATCTACACCCACTCAACAAATCCCTTCTGTGCCCCAAGTTCCCTACATGACCGCACGCATCTTTCCCAACAACTTTACTTACTCCTTCCCTGTCTCTTCTGGCCTTAAGTTCGTTCGTCTCTACTTCTACCCCGCCACGTACGCCGCAGTCGATAAATCCAAGTCCTTCTTCTCCGTCACCGCCAATGATTTCACTCTCTTGAGAAACTTCAGTGCCTTCCTTACCATCTTGGCGCTGGAACCTCCCGCAGCCGTCGTTGTCAAAGAATTCATTATCCCCGTGTTGCGCACCCAGTGTCTCAACATAACCTTTATATCTCTTACCTCCTACGCCTTCATTAATGGCATTGAGGTCGTTTCTATTCCGGATAATCTATATATGAACAATGCCCTGCTTGGTACTGGAATCAACTTTGTAAATTACCACACATCCTTCTATTTCGATGGCACCACCGCTCTGGAGACCATGTATAGGCTAAACATTGGGGGAAACGATGTCTCGGGCGTCGAGGATACAGGAATGTTCCGATCATGGGTTGGCGACATGCCGTATGTGATTGGCAATTTCGGGGTGACTCCTTACGAACTGCCTAATGTCACCATACAGTATACGACGGAGACACCGACCTACACTGCGCCGGAGATTGTGTACAAAACTTTTCGTTCAATGGGTATAAATGTCACGGCCAACTTGAATTCCAACCTCACGTGGAACTTCACGGTGGACGCTGGGTTTAACTATCTCTTTAGGCTTCATTTCTGCGAAACAATACCAGAGATTGTGAACAAGAACTACCGTGTTTTTGAAATATTCATCGATAATCAAACGGCGGAGACAGATGCAGATGTGATAGTATGGAGCGGCAGCAATGGGATTCCAGTGTACAAAGATTATATTGTTTCTACCCCTAATGGAAACCAACGCAAACTAGATTTGTTGTTGGCGCTACATCCTAATGTGCTTGTGAAACCACAATTAGAGGATGTATTGTTGAACGGTGTGGAAATATTTAAGTTGAACCGATCGGACGGTAGTGTTGCTGGGCTCAACCCGGACGGAGTTGTGGTTCCCACATCCCCTGAAGGCAACATAAAATTAACGGAAAGCAAAAGGTGGTCACCGCTGATCATGGCCGTTATTATAGTTATTGCAGTTTCGGTTATTATTCTTGGTTTTATAAGTTTCCGTACGAATAAGAGAGCTAAGAAATTGGGCTCCCGGAACGTTGGTGATTCTAATTGCTCGCCTCTGCCGTCCCATTTATGTCGTCACTTTTCGTTTGCTGAAATCAAAGCCGCCACAAAAAATTTCGATGATGGCTTGATCATAGGGGTTGGAGGATTTGGGAACGTGTATAAAGGATACGTCGAAGATGGGAGCACCACAGTTGCAATCAAACGACTGAAATCCGGCTCACAACAGGGGGCCCACGAGTTCACGACTGAGATTTCAACCCTCTCCAAGCTACGGCACCGTCATATTGTGTCTTTGATTGGCTACTGTGACGAGGACCGGGAGATGATACTTGTCTACGAGTACATGAACTGTGGGACCCTTCGTGATCATCTATATAGCCCCGACAATCCTCCTTTAACGTGGAAGAGACGGCTCGACATTTGTATCGGAGCAGCACTTGGGTTGGAATACCTCCACACCGGTGCGAACCACCTGATTATTCACCGGGACGTGAAGTCGACGAATATACTTTTGGACGAGAATTGGGTAGCCAAGGCTTCAGATTTTGGCTTGTGCAAAATGGGACCCACAAGCGTCTCCATCACTCATATCAGCACCGCAGTCAAAGGTAGCTTTGGGTATCTAGACCCGGAATACTTCAAACTTCAGCAACTGACGGAAAAGTCCGACGTCTACTCCTTCGGCGTAGTGCTGTGTGAAGTACTGTGCGCAAGACCGCCGTTGGTTCGCACGGCGTCGAAGAAGCAAGTGAACCTGGCTGAGTGGTTCCGGGAATGCTATCATGAGGACAAGCTTGATGAGATTGTTGAcccatttttgaaaaatgagattacGCCAGAGTGTCTGAAAAAGTTTGTAGAGGTTGCGATGAGCTGTTTGCTGCATGACAGAAGCAAACGACCATCCATGAAGGACGTCGTGGGTGGCCTCAAGTTCGCATTACAACTTCAGGGGAGCTCGTGTGATTCTCCAAATTCAACAGCTCGATGA